A region from the Mustela erminea isolate mMusErm1 chromosome 10, mMusErm1.Pri, whole genome shotgun sequence genome encodes:
- the PLEKHO1 gene encoding pleckstrin homology domain-containing family O member 1: protein MMKKNNSAKRGLQDGNHPSAPPEKVGWVRKFCGKGIFREIWKNRYVVLKGDQLYVSDKEVKDEKNIQEVFDLSDYEKCEELRKSKSRSKKNHSKFTLAHSKQPGNTAPNLIFLAVSPEEKESWISALNSAITRAKNRILDEVTVEEDSYLAHPTRDRAKIQHSRRPPTRGHLMAVASTSTSDGMLTLDLIQEEDPSPEEPNSCAESFRVDLDKSVAQLAGGRRRADSDRIQPSSDRASGLPRSWEKPDKGATYTPQAPKKLTTTEKGRCASLEEILSQRDPAPAHTLQLRPEDPPSLLPPHPGQLSRIQDLVARKLEKTQELLAEVQGLGDGKRKAKDPPRSPDSESEQLLLETERLLGEASSNWSQAKRVLQEVRELRDLYRQMDLQTPDSHLRPAPQHSQYRKSLM, encoded by the exons ATGATGAAGAAGAACAATTCCGCCAAGAGG GGGCTTCAGGATGGCAACCATCCGTCCGCACCGCCTGAGAAGGTCGGCTGGGTCCGGAAATTCTGCGGGAAAGGGATTTTCAGGGAGATCTGGAAAAACCGTTATGTGGTGCTGAAGGGGGACCAGCTGTACGTCTCTGACAAGGAG gtaaaagatgagaaaaatattcaagagGTGTTTGATCTGAGCGACTACGAGAAGTGTGAAGAGCTCCGGAAATCCAAGAGCAGGAGCAAGAAAAACCATAGCAAGTTTACTCTTGCCCACTCCAAACAGCCCGGCAACACG GCTCCCAACCTGATCTTCCTGGCCGTGAGTCCAGAAGAGAAGGAATCCTGGATCAgtgccctcaactcagccatcACGCGAGCCAAGAACCGCATCTTGGATGAG GTCACCGTTGAGGAGGACAGCTATCTCGCCCACCCCACTCGAGACAGGGCAAAAATCCAACACTCCCGCCGGCCCCCGACTCGGGGACACCTGATGGCCGTG gCTTCCACCTCTACCTCAGACGGGATGCTGACCTTGGACCTGATCCAGGAGGAAGACCCCTCCCCTGAGGAGCCAAACTCTTGTGCCGAGAGCTTCCGGGTGGACCTGGACAAGTCCGTGGCCCAGCTGGCAGGCGGCCGGCGGAGAGCAGACTCAGACCGTATCCAGCCTTCCTCGGACCGAGCCAGCGGCCTTCCCCGATCTTGGGAAAAGCCAGACAAAGGGGCCACATACACCCCACAGGCCCCAAAGAAGTTGACCACCACAGAGAAAGGCCGCTGTGCCTCCCTGGAGGAGATCCTGTCCCAGCGGgaccctgccccagcccacaCTCTCCAGTTGCGGCCCGAAGACCccccatctctccttcccccacacccGGGCCAGCTGTCCCGGATCCAGGACCTGGTAGCGAGGAAACTGGAGAAGACTCAGGAGCTGCTGGCAGAGGTTCAGGGACTGGGCGACGGGAAGCGAAAGGCCAAGGACCCCCCTCGGTCTCCGGATTCCGAGTCGGAGCAGCTGCTGCTGGAGACAGAGCGGCTGCTGGGAGAGGCATCGTCGAACTGGAGCCAGGCGAAGCGGGTGCTACAGGAAGTCAGGGAGCTGAGGGACCTGTACAGACAGATGGACCTGCAGACCCCCGACTCCCACCTCAGACCCGCCCCTCAACACAGTCAGTACCGGAAGAGCCTGATGTGA